The Miscanthus floridulus cultivar M001 chromosome 17, ASM1932011v1, whole genome shotgun sequence genome has a window encoding:
- the LOC136518397 gene encoding NAC domain-containing protein 10-like: MSSSNSTSDLSDEKLKDQRRSTPASRRCPSCDHELDCNPDMVGFPAGVKFDPSDQELIEHLESMVKEGGSRAHPLIGDFIPTLQGNDGICYTHPENLPGVTRDGVIKHFFHRPSKAYTSGTRKRRKIQSKRGDDVGEAQWHKTGKTRPVIVAGRQKGCKKILVLYSNYGKQGNKPEKTNWVMHQYHLGRDEEKVGELVVSKVFYQQTQLRSTVTMMEQNDDEKVEVTSEAMKDMLPGCGAEAAEAAETMQLQQHQQKRQADGHSRFTSAKMSREVGVGDPLAGDQGQLHDETHHIPSQHKVRSVLVKPAVHTMSFFESTLLNTESTKVSPAVQHDSALLNNGDKQQDQQQQKKVHCRRPCSSQEAMIACQTTSIEEDGQEASTQPKEIQRPYEHWPPDHHQDG, from the exons atgagcagcagcaacagcacctCCGACCTCAGCGACGAGAAGCTTAAGGACCAACGACGCTCGACACCAGCTTCACGGCGCTGCCCTAGCTGCGACCATGAGCTCGACTGCAATCCG GACATGGTTGGGTTTCCAGccggtgtcaagtttgatccgTCGGACCAGGAGCTCATAGAGCACCTGGAGTCCATGGTGAAGGAAGGAGGCTCCAGAGCACACCCCCTCATCGGTGATTTCATACCCACACTTCAAGGAAACGACGGCATTTGCTACACCCATCCTGAGAATCTCCCAG GTGTGACAAGAGATGGCGTCATCAAGCACTTCTTCCACAGGCCATCCAAAGCCTACACCTCtggcacaaggaagaggagaaaGATCCAGTCAAAACGCGGTGACGATGTTGGCGAGGCGCAGTGGCATAAGACCGGCAAGACACGTCCAGTAATCGTTGCTGGTCGGCAGAAGGGGTGCAAGAAGATCCTGGTGCTGTACAGTAACTATGGAAAGCAAGGGAACAAGCCGGAGAAGACCAACTGGGTGATGCACCAATACCACCTCGGCAGGGATGAGGAGAAGGTCGGGGAGCTGGTCGTGTCTAAGGTCTTCTACCAGCAGACGCAGCTGCGTTCTACCGTGACAATGATGGAACAGAACGATGATGAAAAGGTAGAAGTGACCTCAGAGGCCATGAAAGATATGCTCCCTGGGTGTGGTGCGGAAGCCGCTGAAGCTGCGGAAACCATGCAACTGCAGCAGCACCAACAGAAGAGGCAGGCTGATGGCCACAGCAGATTTACTTCTGCCAAGATGTCCCGTGAG GTTGGTGTAGGCGACCCATTAGCAGGTGATCAAGGACAGCTGCATGATGAAACCCACCACATACCATCACAACATAAAGTCCGATCAGTGCTCGTGAAACCAGCAGTGCACACCATGTCTTTTTTTGAAAGCACACTCTTGAACACAGAATCAACCAAAGTATCACCTGCAGTGCAACATGACTCAGCCCTCCTGAACAATGGTGACAAACAACAG GATCAGCAGCAGCAGAAGAAAGTTCACTGCAGAAGGCCTTGTAGTTCGCAAGAAGCCATGATAGCGTGCCAAACAACAAGCATAGAAGAA GATGGGCAGGAAGCGTCAACTCAGCCCAAGGAGATACAACGGCCTTATGAACACTGGCCTCCTGATCACCACCAAGATGGATAG